A stretch of the Bordetella genomosp. 8 genome encodes the following:
- a CDS encoding anti-sigma factor family protein translates to MNRDESPIREEDLHAHVDGVLHGARRAQVEAYLAGHPEVADRMRRHAELRRRLRDELAPVMEEPIPPELDLARMVEAHRQRRRIPWRIAASIVLALGVGGLGGWNLRGGMAGPDTGIGAPAATQAVAAAGGIAALAREAAASYQVYAADPTRPVEMPATDSAQLVAWISQRLDRRIALPDLGAAGYRFMGGRLVATEHGPAGLFLYNDTHGTRIAMMVRPMAVEGDTPMSAHKQGDVSGYAWSDQGLGYSLMAPASLPDIHPVADEVRRQVDGAPRRG, encoded by the coding sequence ATGAACCGGGACGAATCGCCCATTCGCGAAGAAGACCTGCACGCCCATGTGGACGGCGTGCTGCATGGCGCCCGCCGCGCCCAGGTCGAGGCCTACCTGGCCGGCCACCCCGAGGTCGCCGACCGCATGCGCCGGCACGCCGAACTGCGCCGCCGCCTGCGGGACGAGCTGGCGCCCGTGATGGAGGAACCCATCCCGCCGGAACTTGACCTGGCGCGCATGGTGGAAGCGCACCGGCAGCGCCGCCGCATCCCCTGGCGCATCGCCGCGTCCATCGTGCTGGCGCTGGGCGTCGGCGGCCTGGGCGGCTGGAACCTGCGCGGCGGCATGGCGGGCCCGGATACGGGCATCGGCGCGCCGGCGGCCACGCAGGCCGTCGCCGCGGCGGGCGGCATCGCCGCCCTGGCCCGTGAGGCCGCCGCCAGCTACCAGGTGTATGCCGCGGACCCCACGCGGCCCGTCGAAATGCCCGCCACCGACAGCGCCCAGCTGGTGGCGTGGATATCGCAACGGCTGGATCGCCGCATCGCCCTGCCCGACCTGGGCGCCGCCGGCTACCGCTTCATGGGCGGCAGGCTCGTCGCGACCGAACACGGCCCCGCGGGGCTATTCCTGTACAACGACACCCACGGCACGCGCATCGCCATGATGGTTCGCCCCATGGCGGTGGAAGGCGACACGCCGATGTCGGCGCACAAACAGGGCGACGTGTCAGGCTATGCGTGGTCCGACCAGGGATTGGGCTACAGCCTGATGGCGCCCGCCTCCCTGCCGGACATCCATCCGGTGGCCGACGAAGTGCGGCGCCAGGTGGACGGCGCACCCCGGCGGGGATAG
- a CDS encoding alpha/beta fold hydrolase — MTQPDTRIVQAGGAGFAIVEDGPPDAPCVLFSHSIMTTHAMWQGQFGLLRQAGYRIIAYDARGHGASTVTPAPYTMRQLGDDVIALMDAMEIDAVHLVGLSLGGMIAFDLAVRHPRRLSSAVICDARADSPPSFAGPWDERIALARAEGMQSLASSTIARWFGAAGRETDAVRVVHRLICDTPVEGFAGTAAALKDFDFRDGLDGVDLPVTLICGEDDGVLPAEMASLARRIPRSVLEMIPSAGHLPNIENRAAFDAALMRHFARVAGR, encoded by the coding sequence ATGACCCAGCCTGATACCCGTATCGTCCAGGCCGGCGGCGCCGGCTTCGCCATCGTGGAAGACGGTCCGCCCGATGCGCCGTGCGTGCTGTTCAGCCATTCCATCATGACCACGCATGCGATGTGGCAAGGACAGTTCGGCCTGCTGCGCCAGGCCGGCTATCGCATCATCGCCTACGATGCGCGCGGGCATGGCGCCAGTACGGTGACCCCGGCGCCATACACCATGCGCCAGTTGGGCGACGACGTGATCGCGCTGATGGACGCGATGGAGATCGATGCGGTGCACCTGGTCGGGCTGTCGCTGGGCGGCATGATCGCCTTCGACCTTGCCGTGCGCCATCCGCGACGACTGTCCAGCGCCGTCATCTGCGACGCGCGCGCCGACTCGCCGCCGTCGTTCGCCGGCCCCTGGGACGAACGTATCGCGCTGGCGCGCGCGGAAGGCATGCAGTCGCTGGCGTCGTCCACCATCGCGCGATGGTTCGGGGCAGCGGGGCGGGAAACGGACGCGGTGCGCGTCGTGCATCGCTTGATCTGCGATACGCCGGTGGAAGGCTTTGCGGGTACCGCGGCCGCATTGAAGGATTTCGATTTTCGCGATGGCCTGGACGGCGTCGATCTGCCGGTGACCTTGATCTGCGGCGAGGACGATGGCGTGCTGCCGGCGGAGATGGCCAGCCTCGCGCGGCGCATTCCGCGATCCGTGCTGGAGATGATTCCCAGCGCGGGCCATCTGCCCAATATCGAAAACCGCGCCGCCTTCGATGCCGCCCTGATGCGCCACTTCGCCCGCGTCGCGGGCAGGTGA
- a CDS encoding DUF305 domain-containing protein: MTLRIARNRRMAALALAAGLALGGAASAAGGDEAAFLAENNAAMDRMMAGMEANPSGDVDQDFVAMMIPHHQGAIEMAQAELRHGRNEQLRRIAQEIIVDQQQEIAAMRLALGQPLPPSVPSPTQPRGAGTTAAPGQ; the protein is encoded by the coding sequence ATGACCTTACGCATAGCCCGCAACCGCCGCATGGCCGCCCTGGCCCTGGCGGCTGGCCTGGCGCTGGGGGGCGCCGCCAGCGCCGCCGGCGGCGATGAAGCCGCCTTCCTGGCCGAAAACAATGCCGCCATGGACCGCATGATGGCCGGCATGGAAGCGAATCCCAGCGGCGACGTCGACCAGGATTTCGTCGCCATGATGATCCCGCACCACCAGGGAGCCATCGAGATGGCGCAGGCGGAACTGCGCCACGGCCGCAACGAGCAGCTGCGGCGCATCGCCCAGGAAATCATCGTCGACCAGCAGCAGGAGATTGCCGCGATGCGCCTGGCGCTGGGCCAGCCGCTGCCGCCCTCCGTGCCGTCGCCGACCCAGCCGCGCGGCGCGGGGACCACCGCGGCGCCCGGGCAATGA
- a CDS encoding motility protein A, producing MNASTLIGIAVAVVTLAAAIFTSSPDAIAFVNLPGLGIVLGGTAAALFIGYPMTEVRRIAPLLRLVFRNEKLDMQRDIDELVALAHSWASSDVHNVERELQKVTNPFLRTGVQLIIDNTPEEQIIELLQWRIARMRAREQAEAQMFRTMASFAPAFGMLATLIGLVNLMTVLGSQGMDVIGKQMGIALIATFYGILLANLICKPIAIKLERRTEQRLVLMNMILQGISMMSERRGPAVVRETLNSFMQNLEDEIREQPPRKKTPPKATATAASGAGAATAAGSSRGATRQAPARTAPTMGGTPMVDAATLRSRAGSQRP from the coding sequence ATGAATGCTTCAACCCTGATCGGTATCGCGGTCGCCGTCGTGACCCTGGCGGCCGCCATATTCACGTCGTCGCCCGACGCGATCGCCTTCGTCAACCTGCCCGGCCTGGGCATCGTGCTGGGCGGCACGGCCGCCGCGCTGTTCATCGGCTATCCGATGACGGAAGTGCGCCGGATCGCCCCGTTGCTGCGGCTGGTGTTCCGCAATGAAAAGCTGGACATGCAGCGGGACATCGATGAACTGGTCGCCCTGGCGCACAGCTGGGCCAGTTCGGACGTCCACAACGTCGAACGCGAACTGCAGAAGGTCACCAATCCCTTCCTGCGCACCGGCGTGCAACTGATCATCGACAACACGCCCGAAGAGCAGATCATCGAACTCCTGCAGTGGCGCATCGCCCGCATGCGCGCGCGCGAGCAGGCCGAAGCGCAGATGTTCCGCACCATGGCAAGCTTCGCGCCGGCCTTCGGCATGCTGGCTACCCTGATCGGCCTGGTCAACCTGATGACGGTGCTGGGCTCGCAAGGGATGGACGTCATCGGCAAGCAGATGGGCATCGCCCTGATCGCGACCTTCTACGGCATCCTGCTGGCCAACCTGATCTGCAAGCCCATCGCCATCAAGCTGGAGCGACGCACCGAACAGCGGCTGGTGCTGATGAACATGATCCTGCAGGGCATATCCATGATGTCCGAACGGCGCGGCCCGGCGGTGGTGCGCGAAACCCTCAATTCCTTCATGCAGAACCTGGAGGACGAGATCCGCGAACAGCCGCCCAGGAAGAAAACCCCGCCCAAGGCCACCGCAACCGCCGCCAGCGGCGCCGGTGCCGCAACCGCCGCGGGCAGCAGTCGCGGGGCGACGCGCCAGGCGCCGGCGCGCACCGCGCCGACCATGGGTGGTACTCCCATGGTGGATGCCGCTACGCTGCGCAGCCGTGCAGGCTCGCAACGGCCATGA
- a CDS encoding LysR substrate-binding domain-containing protein encodes MELRHLRYFIALAGSLNFTRAAERVHVTQSTLSHQIRQLEEEVGQRLFERIGKRVVMTPAGESFVAYAARALKEVDMGLGELKRDTASMMGEVRVGTTHTFNLEFIPDCVARFLLQSPAVRIVIEELPADAIAAQLEGGKLDFGVAYRPAASSALQFEPWFNEELVLVVGEQHPLADRRRIRMIELHREPLVLLPPGFSTRRMLDECFAAAGAEPVVIAEMNSIAAMVGLAGRMQVGTIVVAGAAALNPALRVIPLENPTPMRTPGLLFNNAVPQSRASLAFAALLRREAMSRGTRPAQRPAARKRRSIAVAAPTAPTTPTPRGRARPAAR; translated from the coding sequence GTGGAACTGCGGCACCTTCGGTATTTCATCGCCCTGGCGGGCTCCCTGAACTTCACGCGGGCGGCGGAGCGTGTGCACGTCACGCAGTCCACGCTGTCGCACCAGATCCGGCAGCTGGAAGAGGAAGTCGGCCAGCGCCTGTTCGAGCGCATCGGCAAGCGCGTCGTGATGACGCCCGCCGGCGAGTCCTTCGTGGCCTACGCGGCGCGCGCCCTGAAGGAAGTGGACATGGGCCTGGGCGAACTCAAGCGCGATACGGCTTCGATGATGGGCGAAGTGCGGGTCGGTACCACCCATACCTTCAATCTGGAGTTCATTCCGGATTGCGTGGCACGCTTCCTCTTGCAGAGTCCGGCCGTCAGGATCGTGATCGAGGAGCTGCCCGCCGATGCCATCGCGGCGCAGCTGGAAGGCGGAAAACTGGATTTCGGGGTGGCCTACCGGCCGGCGGCGTCCAGCGCGCTGCAGTTCGAACCCTGGTTCAACGAAGAGCTCGTGCTCGTCGTGGGCGAGCAGCATCCGCTGGCCGATCGCCGGCGCATACGCATGATCGAATTGCATCGGGAGCCGCTGGTGCTGCTGCCGCCCGGGTTCTCCACCCGGCGCATGCTGGACGAATGCTTCGCCGCCGCGGGTGCCGAGCCCGTCGTGATCGCGGAAATGAATTCGATCGCCGCGATGGTCGGCCTGGCCGGGCGCATGCAGGTCGGCACCATCGTCGTGGCGGGTGCCGCCGCGCTGAACCCGGCGCTGCGGGTGATCCCGCTGGAAAACCCCACGCCCATGCGCACGCCCGGCCTGCTGTTCAACAACGCGGTGCCGCAATCGCGCGCCAGCCTGGCCTTCGCGGCCTTGCTGCGCCGCGAGGCCATGTCGCGCGGCACTCGGCCGGCCCAGCGTCCGGCGGCGCGCAAGCGCAGGAGCATCGCAGTCGCTGCTCCGACCGCTCCAACCACTCCCACGCCGCGCGGCCGCGCCCGCCCGGCCGCGCGCTGA
- a CDS encoding OmpA/MotB family protein, translating to MSSNPSRASWIDIAIRRKAEEEERQRRERTKTVRRNRYERWHVPETLDREPDNWLMTYLDLITLLLALFVVMLALTRIGPGPGAKPPQVAAGVSLAKLPPGPVEPWAADLPRIPEAWSRLPDPPPEPVATAPAEPLEPPAPPIKMPTAAELGLADLGKSVDVRINRQTVSFRISNELLFTSGQATLSKEGGPLIKKLADVINRSKYPVSVEGHSDNVPILTRQFASNWDLSTSRATSVLRELVHDGVDGQRLRAVGYADTKPLESNDTQAGRAANRRVELIMRIMPDKNAPD from the coding sequence ATGAGCTCGAATCCGTCCCGCGCGTCGTGGATAGACATCGCCATACGGCGCAAGGCTGAAGAAGAAGAACGCCAGCGTCGCGAGCGCACCAAGACCGTACGGCGCAACCGCTACGAGCGCTGGCACGTGCCGGAGACCCTGGATCGGGAACCCGACAACTGGCTGATGACCTATCTCGACCTGATCACGCTGCTGCTGGCGCTGTTCGTGGTGATGCTCGCCTTGACGCGCATCGGCCCAGGCCCGGGCGCCAAGCCGCCGCAGGTCGCCGCCGGCGTCAGCCTGGCCAAGCTGCCGCCCGGTCCCGTCGAGCCTTGGGCGGCGGACCTGCCGCGGATACCGGAAGCGTGGTCCCGGCTGCCTGACCCGCCGCCCGAACCGGTGGCCACCGCGCCGGCCGAGCCGCTGGAGCCGCCCGCCCCCCCGATCAAGATGCCGACCGCCGCGGAACTGGGCCTGGCCGACCTGGGTAAATCGGTGGACGTGCGGATCAACCGCCAGACGGTCAGCTTTCGCATCAGCAACGAACTGCTGTTCACCTCGGGACAGGCGACGTTGAGCAAGGAAGGCGGGCCGCTGATCAAGAAACTGGCCGATGTGATCAATCGCAGCAAGTACCCGGTGTCGGTGGAAGGCCATAGCGACAATGTGCCCATCCTGACGCGGCAGTTTGCGTCGAACTGGGACCTGTCGACCAGCCGCGCGACGTCGGTGCTGCGCGAACTGGTGCACGATGGCGTCGATGGGCAGCGCCTGCGCGCCGTGGGCTACGCCGATACCAAGCCGCTGGAAAGCAATGACACGCAGGCAGGCCGCGCCGCCAACCGGCGGGTGGAGCTGATCATGCGCATCATGCCGGACAAGAACGCGCCGGATTGA
- a CDS encoding RNA polymerase sigma factor, whose amino-acid sequence MMRLVEPLIPSLRRYARALLHDPALADDVVQDCLERVIARWHQRREDGDTRKWVFAILHNMAMDHLRRVRPRAADVPLHDVDEAMLAVRPAQDDALHYKDVVRALEQLPDEQRSVLLLVSVEDMSYEEAARVLDIPTGTVTSRLARAREKLLRIMRVADGVGARNGLDNEDDARDRRRPLLRRVK is encoded by the coding sequence ATGATGCGGCTCGTCGAGCCGCTCATACCTTCGCTGCGCCGCTACGCCAGGGCCCTGCTGCACGATCCGGCGCTCGCCGACGACGTGGTGCAGGACTGCCTGGAACGCGTCATCGCGCGCTGGCACCAGCGGCGCGAGGACGGCGACACCCGGAAATGGGTGTTCGCCATCCTGCACAACATGGCGATGGATCATCTGCGGCGGGTCCGTCCGCGCGCGGCCGATGTGCCGCTGCACGACGTGGACGAAGCCATGCTGGCCGTGCGTCCCGCGCAGGACGATGCCCTGCATTACAAGGACGTCGTGCGCGCGCTGGAACAGTTGCCGGACGAACAGCGCAGCGTGTTGCTGCTGGTGTCGGTGGAAGACATGTCATATGAAGAAGCGGCCCGGGTGCTGGACATCCCGACTGGTACGGTCACATCGCGGCTGGCGCGGGCGCGCGAGAAACTGCTGCGCATCATGCGCGTGGCCGACGGCGTCGGCGCGCGAAATGGCCTGGACAATGAAGACGACGCGCGCGACCGCCGGCGCCCGCTGCTGCGGAGAGTGAAATGA
- a CDS encoding MBOAT family O-acyltransferase: protein MLFNSFEFFAFFAVFLAVFFAVPAKRQPLVLLVASYLFYMGWRPSFAILLAFTTVVDYTTALAMERSRTQAARRLAMIAALGINLGILGTVKYLDFVISNIVGITGFFGIEIPAYALGLILPVGISFYTFQSVGYTLDVYNRRIPAERNFVTYAQYVSFFPQLVAGPIERGGHMLPQFRRRHVFRYDNLVSGGWLIGYGLFKKMCIADAISPFVAGIYATPDAYSSGYHMLAAVLFAVQIYCDFSGYSDIARGAARIMDYELMINFRQPYFSASLTEFWRRWHISLSSWFRDYLYMPLGGNRNGEGAAVRNIIIVFVVSGIWHGAAWTFVAWGALHGLGLVVERWFRDTPLKRWLADALPGLSSMAGRVWMLLLVLAGWVFFRAGSLSDAVNVFHHLGAPGTMSYGVFNTLGLSAFQSAVLALSLALLFVVDYQLVHRPERLRRLAAIAPLNTVAGVGLAYYVLLFGVFGRTEFIYFQF from the coding sequence ATGCTATTCAACTCATTCGAATTCTTCGCCTTCTTCGCCGTTTTCCTGGCCGTTTTCTTCGCGGTCCCGGCGAAGCGTCAGCCGCTCGTGTTGCTGGTGGCCAGCTACCTGTTCTACATGGGTTGGCGTCCGTCGTTCGCCATCCTGCTGGCCTTCACCACGGTGGTGGACTACACCACCGCGCTGGCCATGGAAAGGTCGCGCACGCAGGCGGCACGGCGCCTGGCGATGATTGCCGCCCTGGGCATCAACCTGGGCATCCTGGGCACGGTCAAGTACCTGGACTTCGTGATCTCCAACATCGTCGGGATCACGGGATTCTTCGGCATCGAGATCCCGGCCTATGCCCTGGGCCTGATATTGCCGGTCGGGATATCGTTCTATACCTTCCAGTCGGTGGGCTACACGCTGGACGTCTACAACCGACGCATCCCGGCGGAGCGCAATTTCGTGACCTACGCGCAGTACGTTTCCTTCTTTCCCCAACTGGTGGCGGGACCCATCGAGCGGGGCGGCCACATGCTGCCGCAGTTCCGCCGTCGCCACGTGTTCCGCTACGACAACCTGGTCAGCGGCGGCTGGCTGATCGGCTATGGGCTGTTCAAGAAGATGTGCATCGCCGACGCGATATCGCCCTTCGTCGCCGGGATCTACGCCACCCCCGACGCATATTCCAGCGGCTATCACATGTTGGCGGCCGTCCTGTTCGCGGTGCAGATCTATTGCGACTTCTCCGGCTATTCGGACATCGCCCGCGGTGCGGCGCGCATCATGGACTACGAGCTGATGATCAACTTCAGGCAGCCGTATTTCTCGGCCAGCCTGACCGAGTTCTGGCGGCGCTGGCATATCTCCCTGTCGTCATGGTTCCGCGATTACCTCTATATGCCGCTGGGCGGCAACCGGAACGGCGAAGGCGCGGCGGTGCGCAATATCATCATCGTCTTCGTGGTGAGCGGCATATGGCACGGCGCCGCGTGGACGTTCGTGGCGTGGGGCGCGCTGCATGGCCTGGGCCTGGTCGTGGAGCGCTGGTTCCGCGATACCCCGTTGAAGCGGTGGCTGGCCGATGCGCTGCCGGGCCTTTCGTCGATGGCGGGACGTGTGTGGATGCTGCTGCTAGTGCTGGCGGGCTGGGTCTTCTTCCGCGCCGGCTCGCTGTCGGATGCCGTCAACGTCTTCCACCATCTGGGCGCGCCTGGGACGATGTCCTACGGCGTCTTCAATACACTGGGCCTGTCGGCGTTCCAGAGCGCCGTGCTGGCGCTGTCGCTCGCCTTGCTGTTCGTCGTCGACTACCAGCTGGTCCATCGCCCGGAGCGCCTGCGGCGGCTGGCGGCGATCGCACCCCTGAACACCGTGGCGGGCGTCGGCCTGGCCTACTACGTGCTGCTGTTCGGCGTCTTCGGCAGGACCGAGTTCATCTATTTCCAGTTCTGA
- a CDS encoding Bug family tripartite tricarboxylate transporter substrate binding protein yields the protein MKKASVHPAGRRAFAALALAMGALLLSMPPRAQAADYPDHPIKMIVPFGAGTTTDSVARIISDAMSKSLGQPVIVENRAGAGGSIGTEFVARAAPDGYTLVMGTVGTHAINKALYHRLGYDPIRDFAPIAMPGSTPTLLVVSASSPYRSLKDLATAAAQPAGISFASAGTGTSGHLAGELLKSRLGGTMVHVPYKEGSQALTDVMSGQVQFMFYHPIAVLPQIKAGKLRALGTSGAQRSAAAPDVPTIAEQTGSDFNLVAWFMVYAPAATPPAVLQKLRDATAGVLADPGVAAKLQGQGVEQGNIPASGLDAFGRDELAKWSTLVKQSGAQVD from the coding sequence ATGAAGAAAGCATCGGTACATCCCGCCGGCCGGCGCGCCTTCGCGGCGCTGGCGCTGGCAATGGGCGCCCTGCTGCTGTCCATGCCGCCACGCGCCCAGGCGGCCGACTACCCGGATCATCCGATCAAGATGATCGTTCCCTTTGGCGCGGGCACCACCACCGACAGTGTCGCGCGCATCATCAGCGACGCCATGTCGAAATCGCTGGGCCAGCCGGTCATCGTCGAGAACCGCGCGGGCGCCGGCGGCTCCATCGGCACCGAATTCGTCGCGCGAGCCGCGCCCGACGGATACACGCTGGTGATGGGCACCGTGGGCACGCACGCCATCAACAAGGCGCTGTACCACCGCCTGGGCTACGACCCGATCCGCGATTTCGCGCCCATCGCCATGCCGGGATCGACGCCGACCCTGCTGGTGGTCAGCGCGTCATCGCCCTATAGATCGCTGAAGGACTTGGCCACGGCCGCGGCGCAGCCCGCCGGCATCAGCTTCGCATCGGCGGGCACCGGCACGTCAGGCCATCTGGCGGGCGAATTGCTGAAATCGCGCCTGGGCGGCACCATGGTGCACGTGCCCTACAAGGAAGGCAGCCAGGCCTTGACCGACGTGATGTCGGGCCAGGTGCAATTCATGTTCTACCATCCGATCGCCGTGCTGCCGCAGATCAAGGCCGGCAAGCTGCGCGCGCTGGGCACGTCCGGCGCGCAACGCAGCGCCGCCGCGCCTGATGTTCCCACCATCGCCGAGCAAACCGGCAGCGATTTCAACCTGGTGGCATGGTTCATGGTCTATGCCCCGGCCGCCACGCCCCCGGCGGTGCTGCAGAAACTGCGCGACGCGACCGCCGGCGTACTGGCCGACCCCGGCGTGGCCGCCAAGCTGCAGGGCCAGGGCGTCGAACAAGGCAACATCCCGGCCTCGGGGCTGGACGCCTTCGGCCGCGACGAACTCGCGAAATGGTCGACCCTGGTCAAGCAGTCCGGCGCGCAGGTGGATTAA
- a CDS encoding MBL fold metallo-hydrolase — translation MLLRQFFDAASSTYTYLIATGTGGEALIIDPVKERLPDYASLLRQLDVRLLHAIDTHTHADHITALADLSDATGCATVMGEYTKADCVARRVVDGEILRVGDIELQGIYTPGHTEESFSFVLNPARPMAVFTGDVLLIRGTGRTDFQGGDPRRSWDSIVNRLFRLPDDTIVYPAHDYRGCTASTIGEEKHHNPRLAGKTEAEYVAIMNGLNLPRPQLMDIAVPANLACGRV, via the coding sequence ATGCTCCTGCGCCAATTCTTCGACGCCGCTTCGTCCACCTATACCTACCTGATCGCCACCGGCACGGGTGGCGAGGCGCTGATCATCGATCCGGTCAAGGAGCGCCTGCCGGACTACGCAAGCCTGCTGCGCCAGCTCGACGTGCGTTTGCTGCATGCCATCGACACGCATACGCATGCCGACCACATCACGGCGCTCGCGGATCTATCCGACGCGACGGGCTGTGCCACGGTGATGGGCGAATACACCAAGGCCGACTGCGTGGCGCGGCGCGTGGTGGATGGTGAAATCCTTCGGGTCGGCGACATCGAGCTGCAAGGCATCTATACGCCCGGCCATACCGAGGAATCCTTCAGCTTCGTGCTGAATCCCGCCCGGCCGATGGCGGTCTTCACCGGGGACGTCCTGCTGATACGCGGCACGGGGCGCACCGACTTCCAGGGCGGCGACCCGCGACGTTCGTGGGATTCCATCGTCAACAGGCTGTTCCGGCTGCCCGACGACACCATCGTCTACCCCGCCCACGACTACCGCGGCTGCACGGCGTCGACGATAGGCGAGGAAAAGCATCACAACCCGCGACTGGCCGGCAAGACCGAAGCGGAATACGTGGCCATCATGAACGGGCTGAACCTGCCCCGTCCCCAGCTGATGGATATCGCGGTGCCCGCCAACCTGGCCTGCGGCCGCGTCTGA
- a CDS encoding citryl-CoA lyase yields the protein MKIGKATIPSTAICTSDEHTIVVRGEDLCKDLIGQISFTDYFHLLVTGRRPDAAATTVLNATLVAIAEHGFVPSVQAARMTLAAAPDALQGAVAAGLLGCGSVILGASETAGRLFTEIRETAAAQGVDIDAAAQVVLKHYAAEGKAIPGYGHPLHKERDPRVARLFEVARGCGASMEYIDIAEAVERQIPGVINKALKLNVSAAIPAVLLGVGFPLQALRGVPLLARAAGLIAHLNEEFQQPAGFALSYQATRELRYEGEVPAGFGKSEH from the coding sequence ATGAAAATCGGCAAGGCCACCATTCCCAGTACCGCCATCTGCACGTCCGACGAGCACACCATCGTCGTGCGCGGCGAAGACCTGTGCAAGGACCTGATCGGCCAGATCTCGTTCACGGACTACTTCCATCTGCTGGTCACGGGACGGCGTCCCGACGCCGCCGCGACCACGGTGCTGAACGCAACGCTGGTCGCCATCGCCGAACACGGCTTCGTGCCCAGCGTGCAGGCGGCGCGCATGACGCTGGCCGCCGCGCCCGACGCCCTGCAGGGCGCGGTGGCGGCGGGCCTGTTGGGCTGCGGCTCGGTCATCCTGGGCGCTTCGGAGACCGCCGGGCGCCTGTTCACGGAAATCCGCGAGACGGCGGCGGCCCAGGGCGTGGACATCGACGCCGCCGCGCAGGTCGTCCTGAAACACTATGCCGCCGAAGGCAAGGCCATCCCCGGCTACGGCCATCCGCTGCACAAGGAACGCGATCCGCGCGTGGCTCGCCTGTTCGAAGTCGCACGGGGCTGCGGCGCCAGCATGGAATACATCGATATCGCCGAGGCGGTGGAACGCCAGATCCCGGGCGTCATCAACAAGGCCCTGAAGCTGAATGTCTCTGCGGCCATCCCGGCGGTGCTGCTGGGCGTGGGCTTCCCCTTGCAGGCGCTGCGTGGCGTGCCGCTGCTGGCGCGCGCCGCCGGCCTGATCGCCCACCTGAACGAAGAATTCCAGCAACCGGCGGGCTTCGCCCTGTCGTATCAGGCGACGCGCGAACTGCGGTATGAAGGCGAGGTCCCGGCCGGGTTCGGCAAGTCGGAACACTGA
- a CDS encoding CaiB/BaiF CoA transferase family protein → MAKVLDGITVIEQGTFITGPAAGMLLGDLGADVIKVEQPETGDPFRAFKGGLYSPHYQTYNRNKRSIELNVKDADDAALFDELIRGADVYIQNFRPGAAERMGAGPERLRELNPRLVYCAISGFGQTGPAAGRPAYDTVAQAASGFLNLLVNPANPRVVGPAIADALTGFYAAYGILGALVERARTGVGRVVEVSMLEAMCHFNLDAFTHFFAQGEIMDPYSRPRVSQSYALACADGKRIALHMSSPEKFWRGLAEAMERPDILADARFATREGRIANQEALIEILGGVFAGRTRDEWCRRLAAHDVPHAPMYDTAEALHDPQALHMQLEVQATHPTLGPWRTVRSPVSFDGERPTDVTPPPLLGEHNTQIRAELERARATTSEKDAS, encoded by the coding sequence ATGGCCAAGGTACTGGACGGCATTACCGTCATAGAACAAGGGACGTTCATCACCGGCCCGGCGGCAGGCATGCTGCTGGGCGACCTGGGCGCCGACGTGATCAAGGTCGAGCAACCGGAAACCGGCGACCCCTTCCGCGCCTTCAAGGGCGGGCTCTACAGCCCGCACTACCAGACATACAACCGCAACAAGCGCAGCATCGAGCTGAACGTCAAGGATGCCGACGACGCCGCGCTGTTCGACGAGCTGATCCGCGGCGCCGACGTCTATATCCAGAATTTCCGTCCGGGCGCGGCCGAACGCATGGGTGCCGGCCCGGAACGCCTGCGCGAACTGAATCCCCGCCTGGTGTACTGCGCGATCAGCGGTTTCGGCCAGACCGGGCCGGCCGCAGGCCGTCCCGCCTACGACACGGTCGCGCAGGCCGCCAGCGGCTTCCTGAACCTGCTGGTGAATCCGGCCAACCCGCGCGTGGTGGGCCCGGCCATCGCCGATGCGTTGACGGGCTTCTACGCCGCATACGGCATCCTGGGCGCCCTGGTCGAACGCGCGCGCACCGGCGTCGGCCGTGTCGTCGAGGTGTCGATGCTGGAGGCCATGTGCCACTTCAACCTGGACGCCTTCACGCATTTCTTCGCGCAGGGCGAGATCATGGATCCCTACAGCCGGCCGCGGGTGTCGCAGTCCTACGCGCTTGCCTGCGCCGACGGCAAGAGGATCGCCCTGCACATGTCTTCGCCGGAGAAGTTCTGGCGCGGGTTGGCCGAAGCCATGGAACGGCCCGACATCCTGGCCGATGCGCGCTTCGCCACGCGCGAAGGCCGCATTGCCAACCAGGAAGCGCTGATCGAGATACTGGGCGGCGTGTTCGCCGGCCGCACGCGCGACGAATGGTGCCGCCGCCTGGCGGCGCACGACGTGCCGCACGCGCCCATGTACGACACCGCCGAAGCCCTGCACGACCCGCAGGCCCTGCACATGCAGCTTGAGGTGCAAGCCACGCACCCCACCCTGGGGCCCTGGCGCACCGTGCGATCGCCCGTCAGCTTCGACGGCGAGCGTCCCACCGACGTGACGCCGCCGCCGCTGCTGGGCGAACACAATACGCAGATCCGCGCCGAACTCGAACGGGCGCGGGCCACGACTTCCGAGAAGGACGCATCATGA